One stretch of Candidatus Bathyarchaeia archaeon DNA includes these proteins:
- a CDS encoding formate--phosphoribosylaminoimidazolecarboxamide ligase, with protein MITSSDMAQVLEKYDQSKLAIGTLGSHSSLNIFKGAKEEGFRTVCVCKEKDVLMYQKFPLVDELIVVKDFTELLNEELQEKLRRLNVILIPHGSFTAYLSTQQLTDSLMVPMFGNRELLHWEADRKEQEEWLRQAGLRLPAVFKTPEDIDRLVIAKLPGAKGGRGYFLANSPQTFYKKFTEMVARRLLQEEDLEKVHLQEYALGVNVYPSYFSSIMNDDVELLAMDRRYESAVDSLGKVPASQQLEIDLNPTYTVVGNFPIVLRESLLPEIMRMGDSVHRKARELAPPGIIGPFCLETVITDDLKIFTFEISARIVAGTNVGIGTSPYAYLRYGENMYMGRRIAMEIKQAAAQKRLGEIAV; from the coding sequence ATGATAACCTCCTCTGACATGGCACAAGTGCTTGAAAAGTATGACCAAAGCAAGCTGGCAATTGGCACTTTAGGTTCGCACAGTTCGCTTAACATTTTTAAGGGCGCCAAAGAGGAAGGCTTCCGCACGGTGTGCGTGTGCAAAGAAAAAGACGTCCTTATGTACCAAAAGTTTCCGCTGGTGGATGAACTCATCGTCGTCAAGGACTTCACTGAACTGCTTAACGAAGAGTTGCAGGAGAAACTGCGGCGCCTCAACGTTATCCTCATTCCCCACGGCTCCTTCACCGCCTACCTCAGCACCCAACAGCTCACCGACAGCCTTATGGTTCCGATGTTTGGCAACCGCGAACTGCTCCACTGGGAGGCAGACCGAAAAGAGCAAGAAGAATGGCTGCGCCAAGCAGGACTCCGACTGCCCGCCGTCTTCAAGACTCCAGAAGACATTGACCGCCTTGTCATAGCCAAACTGCCCGGAGCCAAGGGCGGCAGAGGCTACTTTTTGGCGAATTCCCCGCAGACTTTCTACAAGAAGTTCACTGAGATGGTTGCCCGCCGCTTGCTCCAAGAAGAAGACCTAGAAAAAGTGCATCTGCAGGAGTACGCTTTGGGCGTGAACGTGTACCCCAGCTACTTTAGCAGCATCATGAACGACGATGTGGAGCTTTTGGCAATGGACCGCCGCTATGAATCCGCCGTTGACAGCCTTGGCAAGGTTCCCGCAAGCCAGCAGCTAGAAATCGACTTGAACCCCACCTACACGGTGGTGGGTAACTTCCCCATTGTTCTGCGCGAATCCTTGTTGCCTGAAATTATGCGCATGGGCGATAGTGTTCACCGCAAAGCCCGCGAACTCGCCCCACCCGGCATCATCGGACCCTTCTGCCTTGAAACCGTTATCACGGACGATCTTAAAATTTTCACTTTTGAAATCTCGGCGCGTATCGTTGCAGGAACCAACGTCGGCATCGGCACCTCACCCTACGCGTACTTGCGTTACGGGGAGAACATGTACATGGGCAGACGTATCGCTATGGAAATTAAGCAGGCAGCGGCACAGAAGCGACTCGGCGAAATCGCCGTCTAA